A stretch of Henckelia pumila isolate YLH828 chromosome 4, ASM3356847v2, whole genome shotgun sequence DNA encodes these proteins:
- the LOC140863204 gene encoding uncharacterized protein produces MRMKGSMLWRKYMRLSKFLVLVVVVLGMILAKKGSSVDNFNQNQVATQSNWKNVSHENIPKKTKCKLLRWCGDEVVAEGRIASTNPTVKVHHVPLGGSCWKVWIDRVLMEQVDLIRPNSEMIFLDDAVGNTIAWFS; encoded by the exons ATGCGGATGAAAGGGAGCATGCTTTGGAGAAAATACATGAGATTGAGCAA GTTTTTAGTGTTGGTGGTAGTGGTCTTGGGAATGATATTGGCAAAAAAAGGTAGTAGTGTTGATAATTTTAACCAAAATCAAGTTGCAACTCAG TCAAATTGGAAGAATGTTAGCCATGAAAATATTCCGAAAAAAACTAAATGTAAATTGCTTCGTTGGTGTGGTGACGAAGTTGTTGCAGAAGGGAGAATAGCATCTACAAATCCAACAGTAAAAGTGCATCATGTTCCTCTCGGTGGATCTTGTTGGAAAGTTTGGATTGATAGAGTTCTTATGGAGCAGGTAGACCTAATTCGACCGAATTCTGAAATGATTTTTCTCGATGATGCAGTAGGAAACACAATAGCATGGTTTTcttaa